Proteins found in one Arachis stenosperma cultivar V10309 chromosome 8, arast.V10309.gnm1.PFL2, whole genome shotgun sequence genomic segment:
- the LOC130945084 gene encoding nuclear speckle RNA-binding protein B yields the protein MEFPDMNNPTGRSPRRELQGPRPTPLRINKDSHKIKKPPLAPPPPQQPPSHHQPPPRQPIIIYTVSPKIIHTTPGDFMSLVQRLTGSSSSSSSSSMSMSMSFNNTYPSFSTSSSSALSTSNVALVPNNDPFNVVPVETVSPAARYAATERTRSSPLGKNKMMMHQNQAIINGSGDQITSNNDVVEGLEMMMAAAERTNMFQGILSPGPASLSPIPSSFFSPMMPPSSSSDANIVNFFHDLSPMLHNNTTFVMPSPSNFVSPQTPTIDLFNYFLD from the coding sequence ATGGAATTCCCAGACATGAATAATCCAACCGGaagatcaccaagaagagaactTCAAGGACCAAGACCTACTCCTTTGAGAATAAACAAAGATTCTCACAAGATCAAGAAACCACCGCTTGCGCCACCGCCGCCACAACAACCACCCTCACACCACCAACCACCTCCGCGCCAACCTATTATAATCTACACCGTCTCCCCCAAGATTATCCATACAACACCCGGTGATTTCATGAGCCTGGTTCAGCGCCTTACTGGCTCTTCGTCTTCATCTTCGTCCTCGTCCATGTCCATGTCCATGTCCTTTAATAATACTTATCCTTCTTTCTCCACATCATCCTCCTCGGCCCTTTCGACATCTAACGTGGCACTAGTGCCAAACAACGACCCTTTCAACGTCGTTCCCGTCGAAACAGTGTCTCCGGCGGCTCGTTACGCCGCCACAGAGAGAACTAGGTCGTCTCCACTGGGGAAGAACAAAATGATGATGCATCAAAATCAGGCAATAATCAATGGCAGCGGCGACCAAATAACATCAAATAACGATGTGGTGGAAGGTTTAGAGATGATGATGGCGGCGGCGGAGAGAACAAACATGTTTCAAGGGATATTATCGCCGGGACCGGCTTCGCTTTCTCCCATTCCttcaagcttcttttcacccaTGATGCCACCATCCTCTTCTTCTGATGCAAACATAGTTAACTTTTTTCATGATTTAAGTCCTATGCTTCACAACAATACCACTTTTGTTATGCCTAGTCCTTCAAATTTTGTTTCACCACAAACTCCAACTATAGATTTATTCAACTACTTCCTAGATTGA